The genomic window ACGGCGGTCTGGCTGAACCTCGCGCTCATTGCGGCCCTGCTGATAGGCGGGTGGCTGCTTGGGCTGCGGGATTTCCCGCTGGCCATCGCCTTGTGCGTGGGCGTGCTGGTGGGCGGCGCCGTGCAGTTGGTGGTGCCGATGGTGGCGCTTTTCAAGGAAAAATGGCGCTGGAAGTTCGACTTCACCCACACCCAGCGCCTGGCCGAGCTGAACCGGATTTTCCTGCCCGCCGTGGCCGGGGCGGCGGTTATGCAGGTCAATGTCCTCGTCTCGCGCCTGCTGGCCTTCGGGCTTAACGACACGGGCGTGACCGCCCTTTACCTGGCCAACCGGCTGGTCGAACTGCCGCTGGGTGTCTTTGCCATCGCGGTGGCGACAGTGATTTTTCCCAACCTGAGCCTGCTGGCCGCCGCCGGGGACAAGGCCGGGATTGTGCGCCTCTACGGCGAGGGTTTGCGGCTGATCCTGGCCGTGACCGTACCGGCGGCGGTAGGACTGGCCGTGCTGGCTGGGCCGGTGCTGGGGCTGCTTTTCGAGTGGGGGCGTTTCAGCTCGCTCGATGTGGCGCAAACCGTGCCGGTGCTGGCCGTATTCGCCTGCGCACTGCCCTTTTACGGGTTGGCCACGATGGCCACGCGGGGCTTCCACTCGATGAAGGACACCCGCACGCCGGTGCGGATCGCCGTCGTGTCGTTCGTGGTCAACCTCGTGCTGAGCCTGGTGCTGATGATCCCCTTCGGGACAGTCGGGCTGGCCGTGGCCAATTTCGTGTCCGCCGGGGTCCAAGCGGTCGGGCTGGCAATGGTGTTGCCGCGCCGGTTGATTGTTTTCTCCGGCGCACGGCTGGTCAACGGCCTCGTACGGATTGTGCTGGCGGCGCTGGGCATGGGCCTCGTGACCTGGCTGCTGTGGCGCGGGCTGAGCCTGTGGGTGCCTCCTGGCAAGTGGGCTGATGTGCTGGCGGTCGGGGTAGTTATCCCGGTGTCGGCGGCGGTGTATTTCGGGTTGCTCTGGATGAGCGGCTTCGAGGATCGCCGGGCGTTGCTGGACCTGTTTCTGCGCCGGGGTGGACGTCGCTAGGTCGTGGATGATGCAGGTCCGAGAGCTTTCTCGGTCAGGCGGGACGATGGGATTTGTCCGGTGGCGGATAGGAAAAAATGTTTTAAAAGCGTAAAAAATCTCCGGGGCCGGTTTGACTCACTTCAGGAATTACCCATTCTTGCGATAAGGAAAGGCTAATGATCCCTTACCGATTTGTCACCGTGAGCGGAGTCGTTGCCCTGTGCATGATCGCTTTGGCATTTTTAGGGGGTCATGCTCCGGCAGAGGACATGGACGACAACGCAATAAAAATTCCCGCCAACGCCCAACAGGCGATTTTTGCGGGCGGGTGCTTCTGGTGCACGGAGGCTGTTTACGAACGTACCGACGGCGTTCTCAAGGTCGAGTCCGGCTATATCGGCGGCGACGTTCCCAATCCGAGCTACGAGCAGGTTTGCACCGGGCAGACCGGCCATGCCGAGGCCATTCGCGTGACCTTCGATCCGTCCACGGTCGGCTACGAGCAACTCGTGCGGCTGCATTTCGCCTCGCATGACCCGACCACGCTCAACCGGCAGGGGGCGGACGTCGGCACCCAGTATCGTTCCGCGATTTTCACCCTGGACGACGAGCAACAGGCCACCGCCGAGCGCGTCAAAGCTGAACTCGACGCCTCGGGCGAGTACTCCCGCCCGATTGTGACCGAGATCACCGAGGCGACGATTTTTTACCCGGCGGAAAATTACCATCAGAACTACTACAGTCGCAATTCCGCCGCCCCGTACTGCCAGATGGTCATCACCCCCAAACTCAAAAAGCTCGGCCTCGCAGACTCAGCAGGGCGCAGCCCTGCACCCTAGGTGCTTCGCACCTTGATGGGGCTCTGCCGCAGGGCATGCCCTGCACCCTCGATCCTTTGGATCGTGATGGGGCTCTGCCCCATCGGAGCCAGAAAGGCTCCTGCCCCGTTGCGAGATCGGGCGGTATGGCGAGGGGGGAAGTGAGCAGATGATGCCGCTCTCCCAGCTCTTTTGGGCATCAAGGTTTTTGAGAGGCAGGTCTCGTTTCGACTACGTGTACAAAATGCTCAAAAGCGACAGGAACGAGTCGGCGTTTACGCGGATCAGTGGTCCTGTGCTGCGACACCTCCCAAAATGGCCGCTCGCACGCAAAAAAACAAAGTTCCCGCCCGATAACCAAACGCAGTTCGTTTGAATCGGCGTCAACCGCCGTTGCCCATGCCGCCGCGTCGGCGGTGGCATCACGGTACGCAGTACCGAGGGTGCAGGGCATGCCCTGCTAGTGTTGGGGGTGGGAGAAGATTTGGACGATTTTTTGTGAAGCGCGTTCTTCGTCTTCGCCGTTGGCTTCGAGGACGAGCGGAGTGCCCATGGTGGCGCACAGCGTGACGAGGCTGACGATGCTGCGGAGGCTGGCGCGTTTTTCGCCGAGCCGCAGTGTCAGTGACGAGTTGCTCTTGCGGGCGACGTTCACGAGGTCCGCCGCCGGTCTCAAGTGCAGGCCCCCTTCCCAGGGCACAACGACTTTTGTAGTCTTCATCTTGGTAGTCAGGTGGTATATTCTTCAGTGCGGATTTATTTTATGTGACAGGAAGTGCATCCTGCATGTATGATGGAAGTCGCTGGGGTTGTTCGGGCTCAATCGGAGTTGCGGCAGGGTATGAAATGAAGCCATCGGCTATGGCGTTAGGAGTCGGAGTCGGTGTCCAGATTGAAGTTAGTGGGACCAAGGTTAAATAATCGAGTTATGAAGTGTGTATATAGTGTTTTTCTGGTTTTTATTTTGGTTTCATGCGGAAAGGTGGATCATGTGGATTTTGTGAGTGATGCATATTTCTCTGTAGTGATAGGTACTGGATCGTCTACGTTTGACGATGTGGTAGTGGGAAGGGTGTTGCTTTCGAATACACCTAGTGAGTATTTTCCGGATGTTTCCACAACGTCAAGTGATGGGTTTGCGTGTGGTATATATGTAGATGATAATAAGGTATATGAATTGAACATTGCATCTAGGCGAACGGTAGTTTTGGGCCCGCATAACGACCTTAGGTTTCGTGGGGAGTCTAATACTGGTGTTTATGTTTTTGTTGTTAAGTATTACGGGGCGTCAGATGTTGGTGTTGGGAACGCGGTATGTTTATATAAGGATTTTTTGCATGCGGGTGAGTTTGATTTGAGCATTGAGGCGGAAGTTT from Ruficoccus amylovorans includes these protein-coding regions:
- the murJ gene encoding murein biosynthesis integral membrane protein MurJ: MAKNLQNILIVSVSTLGSRLLGLLRDILMMGFLGLSATSSAFIFAFTVPNLFRRLLGEGALSSALIPIFSDALKQEGKGPAFNFANRVLSRALVVLLILAGVGMVGFGTGWLLIRHAGLAETLQVDRQQWEWGCEMGVLLLPYMVLVCLAALMGGILNVLQRFAVHALTAVWLNLALIAALLIGGWLLGLRDFPLAIALCVGVLVGGAVQLVVPMVALFKEKWRWKFDFTHTQRLAELNRIFLPAVAGAAVMQVNVLVSRLLAFGLNDTGVTALYLANRLVELPLGVFAIAVATVIFPNLSLLAAAGDKAGIVRLYGEGLRLILAVTVPAAVGLAVLAGPVLGLLFEWGRFSSLDVAQTVPVLAVFACALPFYGLATMATRGFHSMKDTRTPVRIAVVSFVVNLVLSLVLMIPFGTVGLAVANFVSAGVQAVGLAMVLPRRLIVFSGARLVNGLVRIVLAALGMGLVTWLLWRGLSLWVPPGKWADVLAVGVVIPVSAAVYFGLLWMSGFEDRRALLDLFLRRGGRR
- the msrA gene encoding peptide-methionine (S)-S-oxide reductase MsrA, which produces MDDNAIKIPANAQQAIFAGGCFWCTEAVYERTDGVLKVESGYIGGDVPNPSYEQVCTGQTGHAEAIRVTFDPSTVGYEQLVRLHFASHDPTTLNRQGADVGTQYRSAIFTLDDEQQATAERVKAELDASGEYSRPIVTEITEATIFYPAENYHQNYYSRNSAAPYCQMVITPKLKKLGLADSAGRSPAP
- a CDS encoding HPr family phosphocarrier protein, whose translation is MKTTKVVVPWEGGLHLRPAADLVNVARKSNSSLTLRLGEKRASLRSIVSLVTLCATMGTPLVLEANGEDEERASQKIVQIFSHPQH